The genomic DNA atttaacaTCGCAATCCAACaatcaataaactcatcatagataccaggactaaatttagtataggccagacacgcgtttcctctacaaaagtctcatcagtgacactcgaatccaaaaaagtaaaaaaggccaaataaagtatgaagttgaagagcattaaggaccaaaaatcctaaaagttttgccaaatacatgtacagctaaggtaatctatgcctgagaaTCCTTTACATCACATAAACCATACATGAATCTCTTCTGGATGAAGGTTAGGTGAAAAAGcttctttcttttaaattttgttggGTTATTGTCTATTATATATTCAGCATGTTAATctacatatttattaataagTTGGAGAAAGTGATTGATGAGGGCTTTATCTTGAAAGCTTAATGTTTTATTCTATAATCTTGAAATAATCTTATATACATCAATCGTTGTAGATCTATTTAAATTCCACCTCTACAAATGAAACcatcaaaaacaatttaatttttttttctctttttctagTTTCACCCTGGCATTTTCAAATACTCTTTCATAACAAAGCTGCTTTCTCTAGAAttcatatcttttaattttcttaccATCTTTTGTCATAAAACAACCTGCCATCTTCAATTTTCAGTTCTGAATTATTTTCTATAGGACTTGGCGGGGATGATGTTATTTTCTTGGTAAATGGTTTACCACTGACTTTGTTGATGATTCGTAAATCGTCTATGATATCTGCATCATCCAAATAAAAGTCTATCTGCAGTTAGAtcagttaagaaaaaaaatcacacagattaatgaatttaaccctttcctccattgattttttttgttgcacacttgattcgcataggatttctttaataaactgctaaaaatatgctttaaagtataaatacattgtgaaaaacaactatttcatcaaataaatttaagttggatattcctatgatattccttttcatattggatacaaattttatcaaGTCTACTGCAGACACTTAgtagtcaaagtgtttcaactgaggtaaTACACAGGTGTCATTATGGAGcaaagggggtggcgtcaaaaggcatcattatggaggaaaggagttatttcaatattcccaTTATCTTATGAGGTTGATACATCAtgaaatttgtatcaaatgagtttttgaaacttttttgactttaaaagaagatatttataccctatatttgaaaatattcacaAAGCATTGTAACTTTATGAAATATcactatttttaaattaatgttttgaaatataaaggattgtgtatatataaagcAATTCCCAATTAcagtatttcaaatatataagaaTCAGATTTCTAGCACATGATTTTAGAACTAAAAGGATATCTGGTGAGGCTTTCCGTCTTTTCTCAGGTAGTGGCATGGGGTCATTAGGTCGTCTCCTCAGTCTACGGGTTGATGGTGCTTTGGTTTCTAAAGTATCAGATAACATAAAAtctgaaatggaaaaaaaatattcaattaaacAACAGGACTTGAAATAAAATTCTCAAACCACTTGCCTGATGGCAAGAGACAGCAACTTGTGTAGCACCTCTAAAGCTTGCTTTACTTAATTAAcagccctccccctttttccttccaaaaagctttcattttttatgtgtattgaatatacaattatttatgcttattataacatgtatgaaatGTCATTCTGAAGGTATAAAtctaataaattttgtaaagacttatttttaaaaagctcAGCATAAAACTGTAAGTTGCTTTCAAATTGAGTATAAATCTGttgaaaatgtatgaaaatatcATGTTCTTCAACAGTAGATgcaaaaatcttttataaagCATTGTATTTTTGACCAAAGAAAATTAAGATgcacaagttaaaaaaaagttcacacTACACAGTACAAAGGAGCCTGCTTTGACCAAAGCCTGAATATATATCAAAGCTCTTTGATCAGAACAAACAGTGAAAACTTTTAAGTAATTTAACATGTATGAAcagtttaatgttttataatcttCAATAAAACTGAGTTTTCACTGTAGATTTTAACAGTTTTATGCAAACATAATCTtcagtaaaatcaagttttcaCTGTAGATTTTAACATGCAAACATAACCTTCAGTATAACTGAGTTTTCACTATAAATTTTAACAGTCATATGCAAACATAATCTTCAGTATAACTGAGTTTTCACTGTAGATTTTAACAGTTTTATGCAAACATAATCTTCAGTATAACTGAGTTTTCACTGTAGATTTTAACAGTTTTATGCAAACATAATCTTCAGTTAACTGGGTTTTCACTGTAGATTTTAACAGTTTTATGCAAACATAATCTTCAGTATAACTGAGTTTTCACTGTAGATTTTAACAGTTTTATGCAAACATAATCTTCAGTATAACTGAGTTTTCACTGTAGATTTTAACAGTTTTATGCAAACATAATCTTCAGTAAAACAAAGTTTTCACTGTAGATTTTGACAGTTTTATGTAAACATAATCTTCAgtaaaacaaccaacaatcaatcaatcttcagtaaaataaagttttcaCTGTAGATTTTAACAgttttaagtaaaaataatcttcaataaaacaaagttttcaCTGTagatttaaacagttttatgtaaACATAATCTTCAGTAAATCCCGTTTTCACTGTAGATTTTAAACATACTACTTCCTGTGAGATCCAATGAGTGTCTTTCACTTTCTATCAGCTTTGATTTGTCTTCATATTCAAGTATCAAACTTTCTTTTAAGTCAATCTTCTTTTCCtgaaatgtagaaaaacaaaaattgatacgAGTGTCTTTCACATACCATGAAATGATTTACTTGGACAtggaaaattgaaatgaatGCAGACTTAAAATAGGGTATTCACAATCAAATCATAAACTAGGTCAACttctatataaaagataaattgaTTAGACTGttgatttaatgaaaattaactgCTCTTTCAACAGACCCcaaaattgttatttataacataatcaaagttttgataaattgtCAAATGCAGATTTCATAAATTGATTTTCCAAAGGccacatatttgaaaaaaactagATGCagttattattgtattttctgACTCAATTTTTCTTGGTAATTTTTTGTCAGTAGGTTACTGTCTAATTAAATTATACCCTATGTCTTCATTTATTCTTAATTGACCTATACCAGTGTATTTTGAGTGTATTTCTTGGTATTTACAGtttgtaaaaaagttttaaaataatctaCCTCAAAATCTTTAGCTGTAGCTTTTTTCTCCTTTATATATTCTCTTTCAACTACTTctaactgaaataaaaattcaagacaatcaagtaaattaaataacattCTAAAAACCTCAAGTGTTCTTTACAGACACAACATATTTTCTTCATACTAAAcaagaaattttgataaaaatttgacaaaatattaacttttgaCACTTGGTCAAATgcataaaatttttaaaaaaaatatagactttataagaaatatttcaTTGGGTATAttgcagtttgacaaacactaaagAAGTTTACATTTCCTTAACAAAAGAACACTCAGGTGatctttacagagttatctccctgtagtgtgaGGTACCACTTTAAACTGTAATCCCCTTATGCATACTGACATATAAATTTACATCTGCTCTCATTTAACCATTCTAAGATACACAATATTCCTAATTTTACACCAAACATTTTacaaatcatattttttgtttaaatctcaCCTCAAAATCTCTCCAAATTTCATTGATTCTTATtctttctttatattgttgctCAATTTTCCGTCTTTTCTTGATATATTCTGGCAAGGTTCCATCTTGTAGTTGTTGCAGCTGTTTCTTTAAATGTGCTAACTTATCTTGGTACATTCTACAACGATAGaataaaactcattttaatGTGACACAacttgatttcatcaaaaatctaTTTCTTGTGATAAGAATAAATCTCAGTGTGGAACCTAAAGACGACAGTCATCAGACATTCATATCATCATATAAATTTGATGGCGTGGGACAGTTTCATATTAATTAATTTgctattttatttaagttttaacAAAGTAAGTAAGTTGTCTCCCCTTTATAGATGAAATGTAGGATCAAGATAATATTCCTTCCTGCATATATACTATGCAATGTTCATCAAAATCTAGCAGTTTAGGAGAAATTGCACTTGAAAAGGCAcatcaacatattaaaagacAGTAAggcgtaaaaaaaaataatataatagcctttcaagacgtcacaattatttggactaaaatcaaatttatttcattgtgtaatcatacgttttttgattgagttaagtctgccaattgatattttattgtatatttttctatgttgtgatgttatgctattgtttcagaaaaaggaagaaggtttggatccattaaaacgtttaatcccgctgcaaatgtttgcacctgtcctaagtcaggaatctgatgtacagtagttgtcgtttgtttatgtaatatatatgtgtttctcgtttctcgttttgtttatatagattagaccgttggttttcccgtttgaatggttttacactagtaattttggggccctttatagcttgttgttcggtgtgagccaaggctccgtgttgaaggccgtactttaacctggtttactttttaaattgttatttggatggagagttgtctcattggcactcacaccacatcttcctatatccagTTGAACAGATTTATTCCAAATTCCACCATAAAAATTTGTTTGCACcagtaaatgaatatatatacgTATATGAATATATGTACCTACTAAGAATTAATAATTAGCCTCTGATATAATAAggattaacatgtttaatggatttgaaatttattcatataatttttcttGCATAAATGACAGTGCATCATAAGCCTCTCAAGGCTGGTtggtataaatatacatgttaattGACTGCtaatgtttaaaattgtaatatattgtatttcatgtatatgtaccaagttgtactttaaaataaaaatatctatctGTTTATCTATACCTATGACTAAGTCAAACTGGTCTGTCTTTAAGAATtcaggaacaaaaaaaatattgtcgaCGTACAGACttttacaatgagcaaagccttaTAAcggatttaagttttttattcaattttgaatttatagcCAAATAAGGTAAACAATCATAATGCTAAAATTCCTGTTACTGAGATGCATTTTTTAGTAAGTAGAAAACCCTGTATTTCCAATCTTTGCACATTTTATGAACCTTAATTAACAGATAACGGTTGCATTACTGTTAATTAATGTCCTGACAAGAGGGGTGATTACTATACTGGTCCTATCCCGGAGGACAAAAATCAACATACTGTTCTTTAATTTCTGTATATTCTGTTTCTTGTTTGGCCTGGTCTGTTTCACTGGCATCTTCGGTATCTGAAAGTGAATGAAAgtgaacaaaattaaataaaattaaattgaatatttccAATTATCGAATCTGACCTTGTATATATGATCTTATTTCAGAAACAAAGTACTTAATTCCATAAAAAGAAACATAGCCAATCTAACTAACTATGTATGCACTCTGcatatataatatcaaatgtTAGGAAAAGTTAGATAAATTATtcactactagtatatatagcTATAGGTAGTAAATTTTAGAGTGAATATGATTTCAATTACCAGATTTTAACCTATCATTTTCttcaatgaataaaattgagaatggaaatggtgaatgtgtcaaagagacaacaacccgaccaaataaaaaaaaaacagcagaaggtcaccaacaggtcttcaatgtagcgagaaattcccgcacccggaggcgtcttgcagctggcccctaaacaaatatatactagttcagtgataatgaatgccatactaatttccaaattgtacacaagaaactaaaattaaaataatacaagactaacaaaggccagaggctcctgacttgagacaggcgtAAAAATgcgtcggggttaaacatgtttgtgagatctcaaccctcccccgatacctctaaccaatgtagaaaagtaaacgcataacaatacccacattaaaattcagttcaagagaagtccgagtctgatgtcagaagaggtaaccaaagaaaataaacaaaatgacaataatacataaataacaacagacaactagcagttaactgacatgccagctccagacttcaattaaactgactgaaagattatgatttcatcatatgaacatcaggcacaatccttcccgtcaggggtttagtatcataccatcataacatatatgagaagaacataacccgtgtcatgccaacaactgtttttagaataaatgtgtttagatccgacgcaaagaccttatcagtgtcAGACTctatattaacgccaaaatatgcaatctttaatgacttgacaacagtatcgtaattatatcccttcttaataagtctattcaaaggttttgaaggtttctgaggtgaatactgacacctacATTATTTCAGGAATCATggcatttgttttaattatcccATGGCATTTGAAGATTCTGATGTTGTTTTACTGGGTTAAGGAAGACAATATtgcatactagtatataatattATCTAAGATATAACAATGACAAAGTCCTTGATTGGCTAAAGACAACCCCCAAAATATACCTCATTAAACTGCAATAAGGGGGTTAGGAGTTGAATACAGATCTATATAAAATGAAACGCCTCTCTACCCCCAGATAAAACAATGACAAAGTATATGATTTCCTTATTAGGAAACATTTTGACCTAAAAACATAATAGGTgctcatttttttcttcaaaacaattaaagaatTTTAAGATAAATAGGGTCAATCATGAAAAAAATTCGAAGAGTTTCATTAAAATTCTGATTAGTCATTTAGAAGGACAAAATGTGTTCAAAGGTGTGACCTTTattaacccccccccccacacacacacacgcacacaaacaaacaaacttcaGATTTATAAAGCAATTAAATTGAAGGTAGGTACAATGTACAAAGGTAGAACTTCTTTGCAAGATTCTGGAAATGTTTCACAAAATTCATACAAAAGTAAGAACAAGGAGACAAACTGATATATTCCAATCAATATATTGACCACTTCAAAAAGTTAAAGGTATAAAAATAGTTGTTTAATtactaaattcattttttttatcaatgacaaGAGGAAACAAAACTTCAATATAATAATCAAACTTGTATAATTTAACTAATAATACTATAACACCTTTATGAgtaatgtttatttaaatagtCATAAAGTTATTTTATCAGTATACATCTCGATACataattaaatcatttatatgtACATTTGTTTCATTCTGGATGATTCCTTTAAATAAGTTATTTATAGACGGAATGCAGATTtgtcataaaaacaaatatatgaatatgtatatagtaCACTTAAATAGTACAACAAATTTCATGAATTAATGTACCATATCTCttcttttctataaaattcCCTGCATGTTGCACAATTCAATTTTAAGCTGAATTTGATAGATAATtgatactctttttttttaagttcaaggctcttttaaaatatgaaacgTACGTGAAACATAAAGCTTTTTATCTGctcatttaaataaacaaataaagataaacagGATAAATATCATCcctaaaatattcaatttaaaacttaaagttattaaaccaatctgtcaaagaaaaataataaattgctgacatgttaaaatgtaaagtaCCTGTGAAGTCACTCATCACAAGACTGGGAAATTCCCTGCAgtgtaagggagataactcaaattataaaatgatgatTATCTCTAAAATTAGCTTTGTCAGgccaaataaatataaatgtgtggttccagttaccCTATAGATAGAAACACTACTTTTTAGTCTTTATAATAGCTTACCATAACAatattctttgtcatttttcatTGAGTACTGCTAAAGTGACACTTTGACTCATATATtctcaaagtaaaaaaaaacccaacaacataaaaattaaaaaaataatcccaTTATTCCCTATATACATacactatcatttttttgtaagatGTAATTGGAACTAcacataatattttatttggcctcATTACTTTTTTGCCttgccaaaatattttgtacttgtatatatatggtTCATCAATCTTTATGATatttttccctctcttattgatttctataactgattttgacatttaaccATTTAATacacacatgtatatatatatctatttaaattaGACCCTTTTCTATCATAATCTTGTAACCCTTCAGCATTCCTGATGAAGCTCAGGTTAAACCAGAAAAGTGCTATTGACTCATGAAGTTTAAAACTTCCTGTTTTCACTATTTGATTAATtccagtatacatgtacatgtatataaaaaccagatgctccacagggtgTAGCTTTAAACGACCCCAGAATTGCTGTTAAAGTTTTCATGTATATTATTCTAATAATGTTTTGATtggttttcattttaaatggttGAACACCCTATGATGATctaatagttgttaatttcagtgtcattagttattttaatattataaacttacatttaatcattaaatgtaagtttataattaaattaaattaatgtaaCCCAcaggtagtttttgatgttcataattaaaaaaaaaaccaaaaactaagAAGTCATTATACAAGTATTAAACAAGTTGTTTTTTAATCCACAGATAAGGATGAAAACAAATCattgttatttaaattgttttctgcTTAACCATTGTCGTTCCTGTATAATGACAGCTAGCAACATGTTTACTAGCAATGACTTATGcatgttatatatgtattataaggtttaaaaaaataacaattaacatATATCTTAATTGTGATTTCTTAAGTTTGTGACATCTTCTGAACTCATTAAAATTGGAAGACTTCATTAAGTGAATTATTTTATACTTatgtcggccatcttgaatttggcggccatattggattttttttcccaTGGCTCCATATCTGAATTTTGTCTATACCCCTTAATCTTTCACTAtgccaagtttcatgcttttaccataaagtgatcaattATTCTGATATCCACTGGACTATTATACATATGTGCAGTTGAAATGAAGAAGTTACATGTACTGTACACATTGTTTAGAACAAAGTTTTTGTTGGAACTTCTATGATTCTGTAATGGCGACCCTGTGTTTTGGAACAGTATTATGTTCCTTTAAAATGGactattgtaaaattaacatttaattacTATTGTTACTatgaattattgataaaaattgttgtttaaCATTTCAATCATATTAAGTTACATTATTGTGCTATAATTCCTTGAGTTTATTCTCAGATTTTGTTGAATATGCAACTTATAATTTAGTTATagaatgtttatatttgaataatagtatttgttaaatatttgtattgggCTACTGCCGACcatgcaagggctgtatagccagtcaaggtcattACCAAAGATGGCACCAAAGAGGTTTGTCTCATGGtgtttttatgtaaatagtaaataaataattttaatgataaaaaaaaaaaaaaaaaaggtcattaaaaacttccatttgatGTTGTATTGGGCTTGTTTTCATAAGCCACTTTGGTTGATATAACGACCTCTCAATTTAGCTTACTGGTCTTGCACAGACCTTGGTCACCGTCTACCACAAACCTCAGTCATGGTCTTCATGAAAGGTCTAGCACAGACTTTGCTGACTAACTGGTCTTGTACAGACATCACTCACTGTGTACACGAAAGGTGTAATGCATTTCACTGCATCTAGACACAATGTCACTATTGTGTCTAGAATTATAATGCATCTAGACAAAGGTTAAAATGACAGATTTATAAGCTTTGTCACTTTTATGTGAATTTTAACTTGCTTTTCTGACATATTcatgtttcatgtttttatctttacaaattttttatatttgttggatttatatttaatttgctAATAAACTATGAAAACTTGCTAGTGTTAAGTTTTGCAAAGCCAAATATGAAGGATCAGAGACTCAGGGCTTCGAGTGGAGGATAGaatatgtaaattatgtaaCACTGAAGTTGaagatgaaattcattttcttcttcagtgtcctgttttagaaaataaaagatcTGAATATATAGATTACTTAAATAAGgttaacaaaaactttaaaagcctcccaaataaatcaaaattaatatggTAAATGTCATCTGAGAAtaatgttataatttaaaaagtaagtTTATTATTGTGTACTTTATTCAAAGAGAGAAATCAATTCTAGATACAGTTTAGTCACCAGTAGTTTGTCcatctatattatatattgtaaaactatatatatatatatattcatctaTTTTGCAGATATTATTTGGGTGAAAAAGACTTGactttgtttaattgttaaataatcaatGTAATCAATATGTAATCACTTGTATGAAATTGAACTTAATTGTACTGCTCAAATTATTGGGCGtcataattgacaataaaaaactttgtattgtattgtattgtattatatattattatacatgttttaacgttgttttatGTCAGatttatttgaatggagataacaaaattgtattttaacatttaagttCTGCTGACATCATTTAGTGATTTGATGGTCGAAAATACCCGTTTACCATGTTCACTGTCCCCACTAACGTGTCGCTagtaaacttaatttgtgaCCATCAAATCACCGATTGACGCTGTCGTAGCTCAAAATACAATACACTTATCTCCTAATTTTAAGGGGgacttaaattattatatatttttgacacAATTCgttaaattacatatatatccAGGTGTAATGATAAGTCGTTATACtaaggctatttttttctttttttttctgtagacttagctttaattttttataaccatGCATTGGCAAGCTTGATAACTCGTAATTGTTTGTCAGTAACTAAATGTACAATGATGTCCCATACGGAACCTTCTGaccttgtttgtttacattaaaatttcaatggcgtcaaaatcacgtgatgtcaGTTCGttatatccaatcaaattgctctaCTGTCAATTAGGGGATTTTTCAGTCTACAGCAATTACGTTATTTCTTTCTGGGATATTGCTTCAAAATAGTTTGCAATAGTCCTGGGTTTTATTTAACaggaaaactctttttttgcCATCCCTTTTGACATCAAGggaattttgtatgaatatttacatacagtcatgatggtcagaatatcgatctttttataatgaataaaaagaaaattctatgaaaaataaatgtaaatggtTTCTTATTAACCAACTCTATATGCCTGTTCAAAATTATGGCATGGGCATCgttttttcatatagttttcctttcattttggtTGAGCTTTTTTCGCGGGAAAATCGAGAAAGAGGTAAGGAgcatgtcatttttaaattcctaaAAATACGTTTTGCTTGACCTATATTGCCTGCCACAAGATTGATGACGCTGAATGGAATGTACACATAGCAATGGAGGCCGGAAATGGGATTTTGTGAAGTTctagaatgtttttaaatattcggaAGTTGGGATTGAAACGGGcattagaaaattggcattttttggcaataattgagaacaacaatgaaaacttaccttcagaaatgtttttttattcaaaagtgcaGAAAAAACGTATTTTGCACTGTTTTTCTACGCCAGAAGTACCGTAGTGACATCAATGCGGAGTTTCCCCGTGTGTTAAGTTCAAACACAAATACCTAACGAACTGACAAGATGAACGATCTTAGACTACGGTAggatataccatgtatacctaAGTGATTCATGGCCGAAACGTCTAAAATGCAAACCAAACAGAACACAAATATTGCCGCTGTCAGAGTTCGGATGGTTTAGGACTTCCCAAATGCAATGCAATAACGAGATAAAAGTCACAGCATAAACTATAACAACACAAAGCCACAATGCTTGAAAAAAGTACCTCTCTCAGGGTTGAGTGTCTGAGTCCTACAACTAAACACCTTTTGCATtcacacaaaaaataataaaatattgagcAGATTAAATATTCACCTTCGTCAGTTGCTTGTGCTTCCATATCATCGCAGTCAAAGCTGTCAACCTCTTCAAAATCTGAATTATTTTCGTCCCTGGAAGAAGCGTACGAGGCCATggtttgttgatttattttacttCCGGTGTAAGTAAAATCTTCAGATAACaagttaattttttgaaaaaaaaatcctattgtAAAATCAACGAATCagatataaaaatgtgtatatttaactaaataaaacaaaatttatatagtgtctgaagaaattaaaagagaaatattataaaattggtATTGAtatcttttactttttacttttatcttaTTCTACGTGGATTTTTCAACATCCGGTGTAAACATTGCACTACACAGCCATGGCACAAACATTTCAGCAAGAATACATGCAAATGCCGCCCGTTACTCGGGCTTACACAACAGCATGTGTCATCACAACGATAGCTGTGGTATTATTCTTGTTCAGTTTTACTTAAAAGTTTAATACAAGCAACATAATGTAGGACTGTAACACAACCTCTAATCTCTGATAAAATTCCCCTAtaatcatgtacatgtaaattcaACTATAAGTTCGATCCACATGGCTACGGATAAGGCATTTAGTTACAGTCTCAGTCATTACAACTGAACGGCTGTTCTGGGTTAGCTCCTCTATATGTCGAgtaggatctgcctaccctttcggagcacctggtATCACCCATATTAGctccgttcgcgcccaatatactttcgcaccctacacgttcgcacctcgcatgttcgcacccaaggtccgttcgcgcccaattttaattcaaattccagttggataattggaaaatcatgatagttgtttttaattgctttcctgtaaatactgaatgtatttatagcttggtatgagtaaaagattgaagatttcaaatgaaaaacacaaaagataattatttttaacagcttggtccctttgataaaataaaataaagtaatacactattttaaccaaaacatgatcaaacatgataaaatttattcaacacacaaaaaaaaacgtagtcagaatctcactcgattttgaaacaagtcaatgaaacaaagtctatagcaatacactaaccaaaacatgattaagagttattcaacacaaaataaaacggtGACAGAATCCCACTTTTTTGTTAACAATACACTATCGATCACTATCCATGACCAAAGCATAATTTACTCaagacaacaaaataaaaaaggctgtcactttattttgagacaacgaaaacaattatacttataagaataCTACTTGATAACAAAGTTATTTAacccaaaaccaattaaaattgggcgcgaacatgtagggtgcgaacagactttgggtgcgaacatgtaggatgcgaaagtgaaagggggcgaacatgagtggGTGC from Mytilus trossulus isolate FHL-02 chromosome 8, PNRI_Mtr1.1.1.hap1, whole genome shotgun sequence includes the following:
- the LOC134681402 gene encoding sin3 histone deacetylase corepressor complex component SDS3-like isoform X2, whose amino-acid sequence is MASYASSRDENNSDFEEVDSFDCDDMEAQATDEDTEDASETDQAKQETEYTEIKEQMYQDKLAHLKKQLQQLQDGTLPEYIKKRRKIEQQYKERIRINEIWRDFELEVVEREYIKEKKATAKDFEEKKIDLKESLILEYEDKSKLIESERHSLDLTDFMLSDTLETKAPSTRRLRRRPNDPMPLPEKRRKASPVQIDFYLDDADIIDDLRIINKVSGKPFTKKITSSPPSPIENNSELKIEDGRLFYDKRWFHRNQPVFIEGKDIGKLNGVITAIGTQEIYVRKLSDSSKIKIYLSQLQKGRYILRRRQT
- the LOC134681402 gene encoding sin3 histone deacetylase corepressor complex component SDS3-like isoform X3 — encoded protein: MSDFTDTEDASETDQAKQETEYTEIKEQMYQDKLAHLKKQLQQLQDGTLPEYIKKRRKIEQQYKERIRINEIWRDFELEVVEREYIKEKKATAKDFEEKKIDLKESLILEYEDKSKLIESERHSLDLTGSNFMLSDTLETKAPSTRRLRRRPNDPMPLPEKRRKASPVQIDFYLDDADIIDDLRIINKVSGKPFTKKITSSPPSPIENNSELKIEDGRLFYDKRWFHRNQPVFIEGKDIGKLNGVITAIGTQEIYVRKLSDSSKIKIYLSQLQKGRYILRRRQT
- the LOC134681402 gene encoding sin3 histone deacetylase corepressor complex component SDS3-like isoform X1 — its product is MASYASSRDENNSDFEEVDSFDCDDMEAQATDEDTEDASETDQAKQETEYTEIKEQMYQDKLAHLKKQLQQLQDGTLPEYIKKRRKIEQQYKERIRINEIWRDFELEVVEREYIKEKKATAKDFEEKKIDLKESLILEYEDKSKLIESERHSLDLTGSNFMLSDTLETKAPSTRRLRRRPNDPMPLPEKRRKASPVQIDFYLDDADIIDDLRIINKVSGKPFTKKITSSPPSPIENNSELKIEDGRLFYDKRWFHRNQPVFIEGKDIGKLNGVITAIGTQEIYVRKLSDSSKIKIYLSQLQKGRYILRRRQT